The Defluviitalea raffinosedens genome contains the following window.
TTTAATTTACAGAAAAAATCTTAATCTCCTTAAACTAACTGCTTTTTAAATATTAGATCGTGAAATAGTCATTGCATTATGTTTTTTGAAGTGTTATAATGATTTGCAATTGAATAAGACAGTTCGAAACCCATCCTGTCTATAATCAAAACTAGGATCGGCTATTAAGTTTAATAGCTTATAAAAGATGGGGCCATTGTGCCTCTTTTTTTATGCTATTAAACTTAATGTCATTTTAATGGACAGGGATGTCCATTTTTTTATTACATAGAATATTTGATAGGAGGAAAAAGTTTATGGAGCTGAAAGTAAGTGACGAAAAAACTGCTGCTGTGTCAGCAGTAAAAAAGATTTCTATTTCAGGAATTGTTATGGCATTGTATGTAACCGTTATGTTCTTTACTCAAGGATTTGCTTTTGGTCAGTTTCAAATCAGAATTGCAACAGCTCTGTATGGACTTAGTGCAATTTATCCTTTTTTAATTTTACCTTTGGGACTAAGCAATTTGCTCAGCAACACGATTATGGGAGGATTAGGCCCTTTGGATATGATTGGAGGGTTTGCAGCAGGATTAATTACATCCACCGCTGTATATTTTATTAAAAAATTGCAATTAAATGATTGGTTTATTGCACTTCCTATTATTTTAGGCCCTGGTTTACTTGTTCCTATATGGTTGTCTTATTTGCTTCATCTGCCCTATAGAGTGTTGGCAATTAGTCTTGTTACGGGTCAAATTATTCCAGGCATTGTAGGTGTTATTTTGGTAAAAGTGATGCGAAATATAAAGCTATAGAATATAACAAGCAATAATACAGGAGGTTTTATGATGAGTGGAAGAAAAGATCATGAATTAGAAGGCGTTACATTACTGGGTAATAAAAACACAATGTATACTTTTGATTATAATTTTGATGTTCTAGAGAGATTTACCAATAAACATATAGATAATGACTATTTCGTTAAGTTTAATTGTCCTGAGTTCACAAGTCTTTGTCCCAAAACAGGTCAGCCAGATTTTGCCACTATATACATTTCTTATGTACCTGATCAGTATTTAGTTGAAAGTAAATCTTTAAAGTTATATTTGTTCAGTTTCAGGAATCATGGAGATTTTCATGAAGATTGCGTAAATATAATTATGAAAGATTTAATAAAGCTTTTAGATCCTAAATATATAGAAGTTTGGGGTAAATTTACTCCGAGGGGCGGGATATCCATCGACCCGTATTGCAATTACGGAAAGCAGGGAACAAAATGGGAAGAAATTGCATATAAAAGACTATGCTATCATGATATGTATCCTGAAAAAATAGACAATCGTTAAAACCATAGCTTCTTTCTAAAGACTGATTCTGGTGTATATTTTTATTTTTTGCAACTAGACCTATACGACATAAGGTAAAATCTGATATACTATTATAGGTGATATATGAGATTTTATAGAATATTGAGTTTGAATCAAAAATATCTCAGACAAAAAACTTCAGAAGGAGGCTATGTGATGATACCAACACCACATATTGAAGTAAGAAATAAGAATGAAATTGCCAAAACCGTGTTAATGCCTGGAGATCCCCTGCGTGCAAAGTTTATTGCAGATACCTTCTTAACAGATGTAAAGCAATTTAACAGTGTTCGCAATGTTTTAGGATATACGGGAAATTATAAAGGAAGAAGAATTTCCGTTATGGCCAGTGGAATGGGTATGCCAAGCATCGGTATTTATTCCTATGAACTCTATAAATTTTATGATGTGGAAAATATCGTTAGAATCGGGTCCTGCG
Protein-coding sequences here:
- a CDS encoding QueT transporter family protein, translated to MELKVSDEKTAAVSAVKKISISGIVMALYVTVMFFTQGFAFGQFQIRIATALYGLSAIYPFLILPLGLSNLLSNTIMGGLGPLDMIGGFAAGLITSTAVYFIKKLQLNDWFIALPIILGPGLLVPIWLSYLLHLPYRVLAISLVTGQIIPGIVGVILVKVMRNIKL
- the queF gene encoding preQ(1) synthase translates to MSGRKDHELEGVTLLGNKNTMYTFDYNFDVLERFTNKHIDNDYFVKFNCPEFTSLCPKTGQPDFATIYISYVPDQYLVESKSLKLYLFSFRNHGDFHEDCVNIIMKDLIKLLDPKYIEVWGKFTPRGGISIDPYCNYGKQGTKWEEIAYKRLCYHDMYPEKIDNR